TAACACCATTATCTGTATTGCTGAGTGTGGCACCAGTAACTCTGATTCCTGAAACAGGTTCTTCGTTTTGGTACTTTCCAAGACTTCCAACACTGATACCATGGCCAGGTCCACAAGTTACTTGGTTAACAGTAATATCTTGGGCTCCAGCACCAAAGGAGATGCAATCATCACCTGTTCCAATATTGGCATTGGTAATGGTGATCTGAGATGAATGTCCCACGTGGATTCCATCGGTGTTGGGGCTATTTGCGGGTGCAGTTATGGTAACATGTTGGAATTGCAACTTCGTGCATTGCAAAAGGTTGATGTGGAAATATTTGCTGTCCTTCGATGTAATGTCTTGGACTATTGAATTTGTGACTTTATCGAACCTTATATTCTGTTCATGTTTACAAGTTAGATAAATTAAAATGCTAAATATGAGCGCAagagtttcattttaattagtaaaatgGTAACGATTCTTCGaattatacaaaaatatataataaaaaaattgtttggaaACGAACGTGATCattaaatcaatataaaaaaaaaatggtaaagttgtagcaaatattattacataaaaacttacaaactaatgttTCTGTGAACGTGGTTGGTAGTACttcaataatattatattatataaacaaTTCTTCAGAGACCACAAGCTTTGTCAAAAGATTACATGTGCGATTGTGATTGGtgaattattgtttttatatttaacCATTGTTTTTTCTATATCGCTTTTAGTCGCACATGTTAGTGTTGTGGCACAAAAAGTACTCCATAAACTTTctcatataaaaattttaaaattaattcttttttgagTTGTGACACATCACTATACAAAACTTGTCAAATTATTAGTAAAACATCATTTAACAtataaatgtttgaattttttttttaacgggtAAATTTTGTAAAGTTGTAGTGTCTATGTATATCTAATAGAAAATGATGGAATATAAATGCTAATTAATTAAGATTGAAATCTTACAATAGGAAGTACGTTGCAGTTTTTGTCTTTGTCAcacttatttttttgccatGCATGTTGTCCTTTGCCATCAAAAACTCCACCACCTGACACAGTGAGACCGTCGATACGTTCAAAAACAACCCAACCATCTTTACCGTTGAGGGAGGCAACATCTAATGGGGCTTGTAGGGTTCCCTGAAGGTTAAACTCAATTGCACCTTTGCATGGACCCAACAAATTCACAAAACCTAGTTTGTATACCCCTGctgaaatcacaactttacttCCTGCTACTGCGCACGCAGCTTTCCAAGCTTTTGTCaaagcctaaacacattgtaaaaagagaaaaaaagaaaatcaagatcagtatataataatcattttgcatgttaatgTTTTATCATTTGGTCATGACATCAATCCGTTTCTAGTGTAAACGGAGTTTGAACCTAAGTTCTCTTGTTAAAGTTAAAAGGCTTTACTAGTGATGTTAACTGGAACACACTCTTCTTGTCAATTGCGTATTTATACCTGGGTTATATCAACATTAGGTTGTGCTCCATATGATTTAACATCAAAGACCTGCTGGGCTTTGGTGGATGCCAACACCAATAGCAACAAAATTGTTGCAATGCTTAAATTCTTTCCCATcttattgttctttattttctttctattacCAGTTTGTTGTACGAAATGATGGTAACCCCATTTGGTTTGAAGCTATTTATACTTCAATACCTGAATTCCACACCATTGAAACTACTCAACTAATATTAACTAATTTAAGGTTGCCAAGAACTCTCCTGTATATACTTCAACTTCTGTACTATTATTAGTTTTTGTGCTTTCTCCTCCACTAATTAATTGTCATTTGTTATTGTATAAGGTAAGATTATTTTACTTTTGTATATCATCTTAACTTCTTTGCTTTAAATGGCACGCTGTTAGCAACCTGAAATATGTTCATTTTATCATGTAAGCAAAGTGAATACTTCCGTTAGTAAGGGGGCAAAAGTCTAGTAAAATCTACCAAAATTGTCCAAAATTAGCATAGGCAGCATGGTTGTCTAAGCTTTACAATAGCAAATTATGAAACCCACCAACATTTTGCTCATTTATTAGTTTTcgaggtattttggtaaatttatttgtttttttgggggggggggtatttctatcattttttaggttttgagatgtatttatgtcatttttttggtttaggggGGATGTTTTGTtccatttttaggttttagggttattttggtcattttttaagttttgagggtattttggtaattttaagtgGTGTTTTTTTAGCATATTTGGTCTTTCtttaggtttggagggtattttggaaattttaaagGATTTTAGGAGTACTTTAGTCATTTTCAAGTTTGAGGGGCATTTTGGTAAACAAGATTATTaggtaattgggtgggttggggtttacccataataattagTTTAGGTTGGGATTGGGTTAGATGTAATTAGTTATATGGGTACTAAATGAGTAAATGAGTTTTAACCAAACCAACAGCCCTCCCCAAACCTACCCATTTGATACCCCTAGTATTGGGGATGAACCACCGCTTAACTTGATTTGATTGGGTGAATGGGTTAGGGATCAGGTGGGGTTTACACCACGTCCTTATCAAATTCGGAATCATGTGATAAATGACGCGCACCAAAGTTtacgtggctaataaaataataacaaatttgttttaataaacattaaaaaaaaaaaaaaaaaaaatccgaataTGGTAAGGATAGGGGTGTAATAcccatgttttacaccatctaATAAGAGATTGAATACATCCTACCACATCGAATAGCATCTCAATAAACtcccaatttggttggattttcaaaatggGTATCAGAATTGGTTGGGTGtggttgtgtttattttttaatatgtaataagATGATGTGGtggtattttgggataaaaGGTATAAAACTTCAGTTTTATAACACATCTTTACAGATttaatctctaaaaaaaatgtcacatcatggtttttttcttaaatcttattttcttttctctcactttcttagcaaccaaacacaaagaaaatctcttagtcatttattttctctcaaactcaagaacaaaaagtACTAAGCTCAACTTCCAACAAGCTATTGGAGTTGTGATTTTAAGTCGAAGACTTAGCCCTTTTAGGCTGAGAATCAAATTCTGAGTAAGGTTTTACTAtcagaaaataagaaaacaaaaaatgatgcaattgaataaagtttctctccaaactagtttggagagaaactcttcaaacttcttatatatctcttttttgggtgtgaattttgaaaatctaaccgttgaatttcatgttccttatgttcttaacatgcatatcaaattgaatgttatttactatttgatcaatcaaccaatttttatacaaaattttagatcacaaaaacttgaaattttaacatttgtttgatgacatagtaattaatctttgattttcttgaaattttgtaagcatgaaggatataataagaacatgcaaccaatggttagattttcaaaattcacactcaatatagAGATATATGAGTACTTTGAAGGGTTTCTCTAAAAACTAGTTTGGCGAGAAACTTTGTTTGATGCAATTATCGGtttctcaaatttcaaaagtATAAGTAATAATAAACCAACTAAGCCAAATGtaaatgcttttctttttaataagtaaGCGCAAATGCTTAGACCTAACTCTATCTCCCATTAATTATGTCTCTCTCCCTCATATTGTGAAAGACTGCACCACTAGCCTAGCCTTCAAGTTAAAAGGTTTTCGCATAAGCCacatgaatgggtggagtcTTGTAATTGCCTCTTAAGAGTGGAGGCTTTACTGATGTTATCTCCCCTTCTAGGTCAAGAGTTTTCAAtagagtcaccacttatttaattggaaaaataagaaagccaaaagaattgaaaagtgcatttttattgatgaattgaaaTTGTATACCTTTGTGAAGTAACTAAATATTACATGACTTTGGTTTACTTTCTACAAAGTGAAATTGCATGGAAATGAATTAATCTAGAACTCTTTATCTAAGTTCGGAAGCTAGGTTATAGgattgggaaggtgttaggcacccaacttTTCTGGTGAAATCAGTCTTCTAGACTTTGGTGGCCAATATATGACTGCAAAGATATTAAAACAAGCAAAAGTGTGATGAAACCCTATTCTAGGCATTCAAAGAGTTGatattgaaagaattgaaatacaTGGTGAATGTGTGTGTGAtgtgtgataaaccctaatcgAAGAGCATGTGAGCATATATTAAGTTCCTAGAGCTAGAATTAAATTAGAAAGTAAGATTAATTCATAGATCCAAATAgattttgaaaacagtttttattttggaaaaagatCTTGGGATTTGCAAAGagatttcattttaaaaagaagtttttattttgaaaaatattttaatcttaAAAACAGGTTTGAGAATTTTAGATCAAAAAGATATTCTTGAAACTAAGGGTGCATTTGTttcagtgtaaaatattttccgggtgtaaaatattttcaggtgaaaatattttcgggaaaagaaaatattttcaagtgtttggttgcattatgaaaataatttcagaaaatattttcaagtgtttggttgcattctgaaaatgttattttcctactagtttctcacattttctcagcttccaaacaaatttcataatagaaaatttcaataataaacttaaaagaaacaaaaatcaaaacaaaacattcattgaactaaaaaaattggCGAAAcggagagagagggaggaagagagagtgatcGACAATTGAGGGAAAAGGAGAGgtagatcgagaaagagagagatcagGCATGGGTAGGTCATGGGTGCGATCTCGCCGGTGCTGGGGATGCAATCTCGTCAGTGCTGGGGTACAACGAGACCGGTGTGATCTGGGGTTGGGTGCGGTGGTGCGATCTGGGGTTAGATGCGGTGGTGCAATATGGGGTTGTGGTGCACGCTAGGGTTGGATGCGGTGGTGCGATCTGGGGTTGTGGTGTGCACGATCTCG
This genomic stretch from Quercus lobata isolate SW786 chromosome 3, ValleyOak3.0 Primary Assembly, whole genome shotgun sequence harbors:
- the LOC115980943 gene encoding exopolygalacturonase-like encodes the protein MGKNLSIATILLLLVLASTKAQQVFDVKSYGAQPNVDITQALTKAWKAACAVAGSKVVISAGVYKLGFVNLLGPCKGAIEFNLQGTLQAPLDVASLNGKDGWVVFERIDGLTVSGGGVFDGKGQHAWQKNKCDKDKNCNVLPINIRFDKVTNSIVQDITSKDSKYFHINLLQCTKLQFQHVTITAPANSPNTDGIHVGHSSQITITNANIGTGDDCISFGAGAQDITVNQVTCGPGHGISVGSLGKYQNEEPVSGIRVTGATLSNTDNGVRIKTWPASSSGAATDIHFEDVVMNNVANPIIIDQNYCPNSQCSNQSPSKVKISNVSFKKISGSSSTKEAVNLICSKSVPCQQVVLSDIDLTYKGSGGSATSTCTNVQPAVSGKLNPPACANKN